In Nicotiana tabacum cultivar K326 chromosome 17, ASM71507v2, whole genome shotgun sequence, one DNA window encodes the following:
- the LOC107786286 gene encoding protein STICHEL-like 3, whose translation MTRAVRDRILKDANGNISDHLRNHIHLTNCIHLKNHMHKQSPILGDRSLMRELVVLQRSRSLRDPSASPPSWHSPSVVDALLKTSERRDAVVSSGRRSLGIDRPRDARGLSGSSPPLAGRSSSRVASAEINIERVAGAPSDRSSKSGIRERRRVRREESSGRNLGTDFKDERPDDLVHNTVSENSEPRDRISNEIERQRHDDRIRTLSEQLNNVPMDSDEVASSHGRQTRNEKFAAQAEATTRGYGSGRVKQRKFRRARRARASVPSRDALAHNEMSVASNSLGQASAHQKYHAEECYEEYANQNVTRAPRNGCGIPWNWSRIHHRGKSFLDMAGKSLSCGLSDPRSKRSGIGHRGRDSADMPIMSEYSSSSSKSETEALPLLLDASNSQGSTDNPAWVHDYSGELGIYADNLLKQELDSDLASEARSGQQHKFRRRGNSRHQSLTQKYMPRNFRDLVGQNLVAQALSNAAVKRKVGLLYVFYGPHGTGKTSCARIFARSLNCQSIEHPKPCGFCDSCVAHDMGRSRNIREIGPVSNFDFENMMDLLDNMIVSKLPSQYRVFIFDDCDTLSPDCWSAILKVIDRAPRRVVFMLVSSSLDVLPHIIISRCQKFFFPKLKDADIIYTLQWIATKEDLEIDKDALKLIASRSDGSLRDAEMTLEQLSLLGQRISVPLVQELVGLISDEKLVDLLDLALSADTVNTVKHLREIMESGVEPLALMSQLATVITDILAGSYDFTKERPRRKFFRRQALSKQDMEKLRQALKTLSEAEKQLRMSNDRLTWLTAALLQLAPDQQYMLPNSSADTSFIQSPLGLNNAGGMERPRKSNVEHADLPHKDTKGRVENIQAGNSGDIYSDSKMKGVCIGGKGHNGAGVFTQKAYRVSSDKNRMSSGQLPDKLHHDIEEIWLEVLQNIEINGLKEFMYREGKLTSLSFGAAPTVHLLFSSHLTKSKVEKFRGHILQAFESVLGSPVTIEIRCESGKDVRAGPMVLSASHIGTSPGIYGNGMRMAGPDENTRTQVNDREGLAFAKLDSRGIGDSEIVEEEASPRELKHHGQIDNTRSDLPGGTVSIAKNSSTSIPERRKSGDRSQSLSLVKSKVSLAHVIQQAEGYTQPSSWSKRKAVSIAEKLEQENLRLEPRSRSLLCWKAKRITRRKLSRLKTRSKRPKSLLKLVSCGKCLSGRSPR comes from the exons ATGACCAGGGCTGTCCGTGACCGGATTCTTAAGGATGCAAATGGAAACATTAGTGATCACCTACGAAACCACATACATTTGACAAATTGTATTCATTTGAAGAACCACATGCATAAGCAGAGCCCAATCTTGGGTGACAGATCCCTTATGAGGGAGCTTGTTGTCCTTCAGAGGTCGAGGTCGTTGAGGGATCCTTCTGCAAGTCCACCCTCGTGGCATTCTCCTTCTGTTGTCGATGCCCTTCTTAAAACAAGTGAAAGGAGGGATGCTGTTGTCAGCAGTGGTAGGCGGTCTCTAGGCATAGACCGGCCTAGGGATGCTAGAGGTTTATCTGGAAGCTCACCTCCTTTAGCTGGCCGATCGTCATCTAGAGTCGCTTCTGCAGAGATTAATATTGAGCGAGTAGCAGGGGCTCCAAGTGACCGAAGTAGCAAGAGTGGAATTCGAGAGCGGAGGAGAGTTAGGAGAGAAGAATCAAGCGGTAGGAATCTGGGAACTGACTTCAAGGATGAGCGTCCAGATGATTTGGTTCACAATACTGTTTCAGAGAACTCTGAACCAAGGGATAGAATTAGCAATGAAATAGAGAGGCAGAGGCATGACGATCGAATACGGACCCTCTCTGAGCAATTAAATAATGTTCCAATGGACAGTGATGAGGTAGCTTCTTCTCATGGAAGGCAAACTCGTAATGAGAAATTTGCAGCGCAAGCGGAGGCAACCACTCGTGGCTATGGCAGTGGCAGAGTAAAACAGCGCAAGTTTCGACGGGCAAGAAGAGCTCGGGCTTCTGTTCCTTCAAGAGATGCTCTTGCCCACAATGAAATGTCTGTGGCCTCAAATTCATTAGGTCAAGCTTCAGCTCACCAAAAATATCATGCAGAAGAGTGCTACGAAGAGTATGCCAACCAGAATGTGACAAGGGCTCCAAGGAATGGATGCGGAATTCCTTGGAACTGGTCAAGGATTCATCATAGGGGAAAATCATTTCTTGATATGGCAGGTAAGAGCTTATCTTGTGGTTTGTCTGACCCAAGGTCAAAAAGAAGTGGTATTGGTCACAGAGGGAGGGACTCTGCTGATATGCCAATAATGTCCGAATACTCGAGTTCATCTAGTAAATCTGAGACAGAGGCGTTGCCCTTACTACTGGATGCTTCAAATTCTCAGGGAAGTACAGACAATCCTGCTTGGGTTCACGATTATTCGGGAGAGTTGGGTATCTATGCTGACAATTTGCTAAAGCAAGAACTTGACTCGGATCTTGCTTCGGAAGCTAGATCAGGTCAGCAACACAAATTTCGTAGGCGTGGCAATAGTAGGCACCAGAGTCTAACACAAAAGTATATGCCAAGAAATTTCCGGGATCTGGTAGGACAGAATTTAGTTGCACAAGCTCTTTCAAATGCTGCTGTTAAGAGAAAGGTTGGCTTGCTTTATGTTTTCTATGGGCCCCATGGAACAGGAAAGACCTCATGTGCCCGCATATTTGCAAGGTCATTAAATTGCCAATCGATTGAGCATCCCAAGCCTTGTGGGTTTTGTGATTCTTGCGTTGCACATGATATGGGAAGGAGTCGGAATATAAGGGAAATAGGTCCTGTCAGTAATTTTGATTTTGAGAATATGATGGATCTTCTTGATAATATGATTGTTTCCAAACTGCCATCCCAGTATAGGGtttttatttttgatgattgtgaCACACTGTCACCTGATTGTTGGAGTGCTATTCTAAAGGTCATCGATAGAGCCCCTAGGCGAGTCGTTTTCATGCTTGTATCCTCAAGTCTTGATGTCTTGCCTCATATAATCATATCTAGGTGCCAGAAATTCTTTTTTCCCAAGTTAAAGGATGCGGATATCATCTATACTTTGCAATGGATAGCAACCAAAGAAGATCTTGAAATCGATAAGGACGCACTCAAGCTTATTGCATCAAGATCAGATGGATCGTTGAGAGATGCTGAAATGACTCTTGAGCAATTGAGTTTGCTTGGGCAGAGAATTTCTGTTCCTCTTGTGCAGGAGCTG GTTGGACTTATATCTGATGAGAAATTAGTGGACCTACTTGACTTGGCGTTATCTGCGGACACTGTCAATACGGTGAAACATTTGAGGGAGATCATGGAATCTGGTGTCGAACCCTTAGCTTTAATGTCGCAACTTGCTACAGTCATAACTGATATACTTGCAGGGAGCTATGACTTCACAAAAGAAAGGCCTCGGAGGAAGTTCTTTCGCCGCCAAGCAT TATCAAAACAGGATATGGAAAAATTGCGTCAAGCTCTGAAAACACTATCTGAAGCTGAAAAGCAGCTGAGAATGTCAAATGACAGACTTACCTGGCTTACAGCTGCATTGCTGCAACTTGCTCCAGACCAGCAGTATATGTTGCCCAATTCCTCTGCAGACACTAGTTTTATTCAAAGTCCACTAGGCTTGAATAATGCAGGGGGAATGGAAAGACCCAGGAAAAGTAATGTTGAGCATGCTGACTTGCCACACAAAGACACAAAAGGTAGGGTAGAAAACATTCAAGCTGGAAATTCTGGTGATATTTACTCTGACTCCAAGATGAAAGGTGTTTGCATTGGTGGAAAAGGGCATAATGGAGCTGGAGTATTTACTCAAAAGGCTTATAGAGTCTCTAGTGATAAAAATAGAATGAGCAGTGGCCAGCTTCCTGATAAGTTGCACCATGATATTGAAGAAATATGGTTAGAAGTGCTTCAAAATATTGAAATAAATGGCTTAAAAGAGTTCATGTATCGAGAAGGGAAGCTTACCTCACTCAGCTTTGGAGCAG CTCCAACTGTGCATTTACTGTTCAGCTCACATCTGACAAAATCTAAGGTAGAGAAATTCAGGGGTCATATTTTACAAGCTTTTGAGTCTGTTCTTGGATCCCCAGTGACAATAGAAATCAGATGTGAATCCGGGAAAGACGTCAGGGCTGGACCAATGGTCTTGTCAGCATCTCATATAGGTACAAGCCCCGGTATTTATGGTAATGGGATGAGAATGGCAGGCCCTGATGAAAACACCAGGACGCAAGTAAATGACAGAGAAGGTTTGGCTtttgcaaagcttgactcaagagGAATAGGTGATAGCGAGATAGTTGAAGAGGAAGCTTCTCCAAGAGAATTAAAACACCATGGTCAGATCGACAATACACGATCTGATTTGCCGGGAGGGACAGTGTCTATAGCGAAAAATTCATCCACCTCCATACCTGAACGAAGAAAATCAGGGGATAGAAGCCAGAGTTTGAGCCTAGTTAAGAGCAAGGTATCTCTTGCCCACGTAATTCAGCAGGCAGAAGGATATACGCAACCAAGTAGCTGGTCAAAACGCAAGGCTGTTTCTATTGCTGAAAAGCTTGAACAAGAGAATTT GAGATTAGAGCCAAGATCAAGGAGCTTGCTTTGCTGGAAGGCTAAAAGAATCACCCGCCGAAAG CTTTCGCGATTGAAAACAAGAAGTAAGAGGCCAAAGAGCTTACTGAAGTTGGTTTCTTGCGGGAAGTGCCTCTCTGGTAGGTCTCCAAGGTAG